Proteins found in one Chondrinema litorale genomic segment:
- a CDS encoding thioredoxin domain-containing protein: MKHNYYLLLFICQLAISQMVFAQHENELIYESSPYLLQHANNPVDWYPWSEKALDKAQKEDKLLIISIGYAACHWCHVMEEETFEDTTVANFMNEYFVSIKVDREERPDIDQIYVDASRLITGNAGWPLNVIALPDGKPIYVVSYLPKDKWMKTLDIFSKGFSTERAKLEEQAAMITQGVKELAYIQEDPTEKNVNMEMLNSMFENMQSQFDFQNGGLSGSPKFPMPVTLSYLLEYYHATNDAAVLEFVTYSLDNIALGGLYDHLGGGFARYAVDEAWEVPHFEKMLYDNALLVKLYTNAYKLTGKALYKNVVNETLAFLLSEMRDSETGLFYSSLSADSEGDEGKFYTWTYKELVEVLGEPTPEFLAYFQITKEGNWEKGQNILRIASEQYIDQKIQRFNKEKQLLLKSRASRAYPEIDDKQLTSWNALMIEALANAYRTFGNTAYLKAAESNTAFLMQHFEKDKKLIRNYKEGKVISAFLDDYSYLINASITLYQATFNEVYLNYSKELESYTEKHFKDDKSDLYYYTPNDGKELVSRQMELRDNILPASNAIMCKNLQLLGWYFDEEKYQEQAESMMSHVMEDMLENGIHYASWASSALWIAEEPFEVAIVGENYKILTEKLDKEFHPNIVFFGGKNEGVLPFMQYKLIEGETNIYVCRKKICNRPVKELIQAKNMLK; encoded by the coding sequence ATGAAGCATAATTACTATCTCTTACTTTTTATATGCCAACTGGCAATATCACAAATGGTATTTGCTCAGCATGAAAATGAGTTGATTTATGAAAGTAGTCCATATCTATTGCAACATGCCAACAACCCTGTAGATTGGTATCCTTGGAGTGAAAAAGCATTAGACAAAGCCCAAAAAGAAGACAAGTTATTGATTATAAGTATCGGTTATGCTGCATGCCATTGGTGCCATGTAATGGAAGAGGAGACTTTTGAAGATACTACTGTTGCTAATTTTATGAATGAGTATTTTGTGTCTATCAAAGTAGATCGGGAAGAGCGACCAGATATTGATCAAATTTATGTAGATGCTAGTAGACTAATTACAGGTAATGCAGGTTGGCCACTCAATGTAATAGCATTGCCAGATGGTAAACCAATTTATGTAGTAAGTTATCTACCCAAAGATAAATGGATGAAAACCCTCGATATTTTTTCTAAAGGGTTTTCAACAGAAAGAGCCAAGTTAGAAGAGCAGGCTGCCATGATTACACAAGGTGTAAAAGAATTAGCTTACATTCAGGAAGACCCTACTGAGAAAAATGTTAACATGGAGATGTTAAATTCCATGTTTGAAAACATGCAGTCTCAATTCGATTTTCAAAATGGAGGCTTGAGTGGTTCACCTAAATTTCCAATGCCTGTTACTTTAAGCTATTTGCTAGAGTATTACCATGCAACGAATGATGCTGCTGTATTAGAATTTGTGACATACTCATTAGATAACATTGCTTTAGGCGGTTTGTACGATCATCTTGGTGGTGGTTTTGCCAGATATGCTGTAGATGAAGCTTGGGAAGTTCCACACTTCGAAAAAATGCTTTATGATAATGCACTACTGGTAAAATTGTATACCAATGCTTATAAACTCACAGGAAAAGCGCTCTATAAAAATGTAGTGAATGAGACCCTAGCTTTTCTGTTAAGTGAGATGAGAGATAGTGAAACCGGTTTGTTTTATAGCTCTCTGAGTGCCGATAGTGAAGGAGATGAGGGGAAATTTTACACATGGACTTACAAGGAATTGGTAGAAGTACTAGGGGAGCCAACACCAGAATTTTTAGCGTATTTTCAAATAACTAAAGAAGGTAACTGGGAAAAAGGACAAAATATACTTCGCATTGCAAGTGAGCAGTACATTGATCAAAAAATTCAAAGGTTCAATAAGGAAAAACAACTTTTACTAAAGAGTAGAGCAAGCAGAGCATATCCAGAAATAGACGACAAGCAACTTACCTCATGGAATGCTTTAATGATCGAAGCCTTGGCAAATGCATACAGAACTTTTGGAAACACTGCCTATCTAAAAGCCGCTGAAAGTAACACTGCTTTCTTAATGCAACACTTTGAAAAAGATAAAAAACTAATCAGAAATTATAAGGAAGGTAAAGTAATTTCTGCATTTCTAGATGATTATTCTTACCTCATCAATGCATCTATAACATTGTATCAGGCAACTTTTAATGAGGTTTATCTCAACTATTCAAAAGAGCTGGAAAGTTATACAGAAAAGCATTTTAAAGATGATAAATCTGACTTGTATTATTACACGCCAAATGATGGTAAAGAATTGGTTTCCAGACAAATGGAGCTAAGAGATAATATTTTACCTGCATCAAATGCCATTATGTGTAAAAATTTACAACTTTTAGGTTGGTATTTTGACGAAGAAAAATACCAAGAGCAAGCCGAAAGCATGATGAGCCATGTAATGGAAGATATGCTTGAAAACGGAATACATTATGCAAGTTGGGCATCATCTGCTTTGTGGATAGCAGAAGAGCCTTTTGAAGTAGCAATTGTAGGAGAAAACTACAAAATTCTTACAGAAAAATTAGACAAGGAATTTCATCCGAATATAGTCTTTTTTGGAGGTAAAAATGAGGGTGTTTTACCATTTATGCAGTACAAATTGATAGAAGGAGAAACGAATATTTATGTGTGTAGAAAGAAAATTTGTAACAGACCTGTAAAAGAACTGATTCAGGCTAAGAATATGCTCAAGTAG
- a CDS encoding FdhF/YdeP family oxidoreductase, with protein sequence MEKNKLRKVSATGPIKHTGITLKEPADYAAGIPGVKAALSHTFKEMGVVKSLSTLSHMNQKEGFDCPGCAWPDPDHRSNLGEYCENGAKALAEEATSKRVDADFFSKHSVEELSEWTDFEIGKSGRITEPFLLKPDSSHYEPITWEEAFQLTAKHLKELDSPDEAIFYTSGRSSNEAAFLYGLFSRALGTNNMPDCSNMCHESSGVALSETLGIGKGSVTIEDFEKAEVVMVIGQNPGTNHPRMLSALQKCKKQGGKIIAVNPLEEAGLIRFKNPQQVEGIAGGGTSLTDIFLQVKVNQDVPLLKLIIKKLAKLEKEQGGVFDQEFIKEKTSGYDALLADLENYNEADLLNQCGVSAQLIDEAVELLTQKKKIIICWAMGLTQHKNGVENIKECVNLLLLKGSIGKPGAGTCPVRGHSNVQGDRTVGIMHYVSPKLNSAIENTFGFAPPTKAGVDVVRAIEAMHEGKTKVFLALGGNFLSAASDTLYTAEALTNCELTVSISTKLNRTHLVTGKTALILPTLGRSEKDMQGANQRYLTVENSMGKVHRTKGVLKPASGNLKSEPEIVAGIANAYFGTNHQVEWKRLGTDYELLRTKMEQVLNGFNNYSNRSASTGFYLPNNARVADFSKLPDGKAQFSVCKLPQHKLSNDEFLLMTIRSHDQFNTTIYGLNDRYRGIHNERRVVFMNERDMQKAGLAKMDHINLMSYYEGIERKAENFLVIPYNIPQGNLAAYFPETNILVPHNHFADKSYTPISKSVQVKVAKI encoded by the coding sequence ATGGAAAAAAATAAATTAAGAAAGGTTTCAGCAACCGGACCAATTAAACACACAGGAATCACACTAAAAGAACCAGCCGATTATGCTGCTGGTATTCCCGGAGTTAAGGCTGCATTATCGCATACATTTAAAGAAATGGGAGTGGTTAAATCACTCTCTACACTTTCTCACATGAACCAAAAAGAAGGGTTTGATTGTCCAGGTTGTGCTTGGCCTGACCCAGACCACCGATCTAATTTGGGTGAATATTGTGAGAATGGAGCCAAAGCATTAGCCGAAGAAGCGACAAGCAAAAGGGTTGATGCAGATTTTTTTAGCAAACACAGTGTTGAAGAACTTTCTGAATGGACTGACTTTGAGATTGGTAAAAGTGGTAGAATTACAGAACCATTTTTATTAAAGCCAGACAGTAGCCATTACGAACCCATCACTTGGGAAGAAGCTTTTCAATTAACTGCAAAACATCTCAAAGAATTAGATTCCCCAGACGAAGCCATTTTTTACACTTCAGGCAGGTCGAGTAATGAAGCTGCTTTTTTATATGGTTTGTTTTCCAGGGCATTGGGCACCAACAATATGCCCGACTGTTCTAACATGTGCCATGAGTCAAGCGGAGTAGCTTTGTCAGAAACTTTAGGAATTGGTAAAGGTTCTGTCACCATCGAAGACTTTGAGAAAGCGGAAGTAGTAATGGTGATTGGACAGAATCCCGGGACAAACCACCCAAGAATGCTTTCGGCTTTGCAAAAATGTAAGAAGCAAGGAGGGAAGATAATTGCCGTAAATCCATTGGAAGAAGCTGGTTTAATCAGATTTAAAAATCCACAACAGGTAGAAGGCATTGCTGGCGGTGGTACTTCATTGACAGATATTTTTTTACAGGTTAAAGTCAATCAAGATGTACCACTTCTAAAGCTGATTATAAAAAAACTGGCTAAACTTGAGAAGGAGCAAGGTGGTGTTTTCGATCAGGAATTTATCAAAGAAAAAACCAGTGGCTATGATGCTTTGCTGGCAGATTTAGAAAATTACAATGAAGCTGATCTTTTAAATCAATGTGGAGTTAGTGCTCAACTCATAGATGAAGCCGTTGAATTATTGACTCAAAAGAAGAAGATTATTATTTGCTGGGCAATGGGTTTAACCCAACATAAAAATGGAGTTGAAAACATCAAAGAATGTGTAAACCTACTTTTGCTAAAAGGAAGCATTGGTAAACCAGGAGCAGGAACTTGCCCGGTAAGAGGGCATAGCAATGTGCAGGGAGATAGAACAGTGGGAATTATGCACTATGTGTCTCCTAAATTAAACTCAGCCATTGAAAATACATTTGGTTTTGCTCCACCAACTAAAGCAGGTGTAGATGTAGTAAGGGCGATTGAAGCCATGCACGAAGGAAAAACCAAAGTGTTCTTGGCACTAGGTGGTAACTTCTTATCTGCTGCTTCTGATACATTATATACTGCCGAAGCACTTACGAATTGTGAACTCACAGTTTCTATCAGTACAAAACTCAATCGTACACATTTGGTAACAGGCAAGACTGCACTCATTTTACCTACCTTAGGTCGATCTGAAAAAGACATGCAAGGTGCTAACCAAAGATACCTCACAGTAGAGAATAGTATGGGCAAAGTGCATCGGACAAAGGGCGTTTTAAAACCAGCATCAGGAAACCTAAAAAGTGAACCAGAAATAGTTGCAGGCATAGCAAATGCCTATTTTGGTACTAATCATCAAGTGGAATGGAAAAGACTCGGAACAGATTACGAATTACTCCGTACTAAAATGGAGCAAGTATTAAATGGTTTTAATAATTATTCGAATCGATCTGCTTCTACAGGATTTTATCTTCCTAACAATGCACGAGTGGCAGACTTCTCAAAATTGCCTGATGGCAAAGCACAGTTTTCTGTATGTAAGTTACCTCAACACAAATTAAGTAATGATGAGTTTTTGTTGATGACGATTCGCTCTCATGATCAATTTAACACTACTATATATGGTCTAAATGATAGATACAGAGGGATTCACAATGAGCGCAGAGTGGTTTTTATGAATGAAAGAGATATGCAAAAAGCAGGTCTAGCAAAAATGGATCACATAAACCTGATGAGCTACTACGAAGGGATTGAAAGAAAAGCGGAAAACTTTTTGGTGATACCTTATAATATTCCTCAGGGAAACTTAGCTGCCTATTTCCCAGAAACCAATATTTTAGTACCTCATAACCACTTTGCAGATAAAAGTTATACCCCAATTAGTAAGTCTGTACAAGTAAAAGTTGCAAAGATATAA
- a CDS encoding FG-GAP-like repeat-containing protein: protein MKKSFTIIILLLVFWSYADAQKLFTLLSQKKTGIDFINKVKDDKEKSILIYANYYNGAGVGVGDFNNDGLQDIYFAGNLSGDELFLNEGNLSFKNITKKAGIKDNGGWSSGVIIADVNQDGFSDIYVTRELYDEPAELRKNKLYINNGDLTFTESAEKYGLDDDERSRNASFFDYDKDGDLDIFLLNHPPNPGNYSELNGAELLKEEYSPRLYRNNGPDQKFSDVTEEAGLLRAGFPNSVVTCDLNKDGWMDIYVANDFTAPDFLYMNNTDGTFTEIVKDAMGHISFYSMGVDAADINNDSWPDLMVVDMVAEDNFRLKANMSGMDPSKFWKVVADGGHYQYMYNTLQLNNGNNRYSDIGQMTGISSTDWSWSNLIADFDNDGLKDIYVTNGLLRDIRNSDAEKAFPKYVTKKINEYIMAHPNDPNVTKLDVIDIDEGLSLLPSVKLQNYAYKNKGNLEFEKVMDEWGLDEKTFSNGACYADLDNDGDLDLIINNVNERAYIYQNNAETKTTNNYLRVKVKDGKNQFLFGTQVEIETEGEKQYIEYTNVRGIYSTSENVAHFGIGETKKIDILRIYWTDGSITEKHNVKANQLLEFDKSEEKTKQYKVETPEAIYQNLTSDASIDFVHQENDFDDFEKQVLLPHKMSQFGPALAVADVNGDGIDDFYVGGAANQAGKVYIQNTEGIFSSKDIMPLYDKACEDVNALFFDADGDGDMDLYVASGGNEHEEGHALYQDRLYLNDGAGNFKRNSKSLPKLVISSGKVIAHDYDKDGDLDLFVSGRHKPQSYPEPVSSYLLENEGGIFTDVTEAKAPGLINIGMVTDAVWMDIENDGSTELILAGEWMSLQVFKQTAGKFVNQTDAYGLNNTTGWWYSLEKADLDNDGYEDLIVGNLGLNYKYKTTPTEPFDVHFYDFDSNGSKDIVLGYYNDGTHFPLRGRSCSSQQIPEIKKKFTSYNLFAAAELEEVYGENKLEHALHYEAQTFASTIFKNDKGKFTPIKLPIEAQISTINDFIFDDVDKDGLLDIILAGNLYVAEVETPRSDAGIGLLLKNKGDFNFEAVNVLESGVFLPYDVKQLELIKLGTEKSPAFLVGVNDGPLQLLKRKINENSSGR from the coding sequence ATGAAGAAGAGTTTTACTATCATCATCTTACTTTTAGTGTTTTGGTCTTATGCAGACGCCCAAAAACTTTTCACACTACTAAGCCAGAAGAAAACAGGAATTGACTTTATAAATAAAGTAAAGGATGACAAAGAAAAAAGCATCCTTATTTATGCAAACTATTATAATGGTGCTGGTGTTGGTGTTGGCGATTTTAATAATGATGGTTTGCAAGATATATATTTTGCGGGCAACCTTTCAGGTGATGAGTTATTCTTGAACGAAGGGAATTTATCCTTTAAGAATATCACTAAAAAGGCAGGAATTAAAGATAATGGAGGTTGGTCTTCAGGAGTAATAATTGCTGATGTTAATCAGGATGGTTTTTCGGATATTTATGTTACTAGAGAATTGTATGATGAACCCGCAGAACTGAGAAAGAATAAATTATATATAAATAATGGTGACCTAACTTTTACTGAATCTGCTGAAAAGTATGGTTTAGATGATGACGAACGCTCAAGAAATGCTTCTTTTTTCGATTATGACAAAGATGGTGATTTAGACATTTTCTTATTAAATCATCCACCAAATCCGGGAAATTATTCCGAGTTAAATGGTGCGGAATTACTGAAAGAAGAATATAGTCCAAGGCTTTATAGAAATAATGGGCCAGATCAGAAATTTTCAGATGTAACAGAAGAAGCAGGCTTACTCAGAGCAGGGTTTCCTAATAGCGTGGTTACCTGCGACTTAAATAAAGATGGTTGGATGGATATCTATGTGGCAAATGATTTTACCGCACCAGATTTTCTATATATGAATAATACTGATGGCACTTTTACCGAAATTGTAAAAGATGCGATGGGGCATATTTCATTTTACAGTATGGGAGTAGATGCGGCAGATATCAACAACGACTCTTGGCCAGACCTAATGGTGGTCGATATGGTTGCTGAAGATAACTTCCGATTAAAAGCCAATATGAGTGGGATGGATCCAAGTAAGTTCTGGAAAGTTGTGGCAGATGGAGGCCACTATCAATACATGTATAATACCCTTCAACTGAACAATGGAAATAATCGATATAGTGATATTGGCCAGATGACAGGTATTTCTTCAACAGATTGGAGTTGGTCTAACCTCATTGCAGATTTCGATAATGATGGTCTGAAAGATATTTATGTTACCAATGGATTGTTACGCGATATTAGAAATAGCGATGCAGAAAAAGCTTTTCCAAAATATGTAACAAAAAAGATAAACGAATACATCATGGCACATCCCAATGACCCAAATGTGACTAAGCTAGATGTAATCGATATTGATGAAGGACTAAGTTTACTACCATCTGTTAAATTGCAAAACTATGCATACAAAAACAAAGGAAATCTGGAGTTCGAAAAGGTAATGGATGAGTGGGGTTTAGATGAAAAAACATTTTCAAATGGTGCATGTTATGCAGATTTAGACAACGACGGTGACCTTGACCTCATCATCAATAATGTAAATGAAAGAGCTTACATTTATCAGAATAATGCCGAAACCAAAACTACAAATAACTATTTGAGAGTAAAGGTAAAAGATGGCAAGAACCAATTTCTTTTTGGTACTCAAGTAGAAATCGAAACAGAAGGTGAGAAGCAATATATCGAATACACAAATGTAAGAGGTATCTATTCTACCAGTGAGAATGTAGCACATTTTGGAATCGGTGAAACTAAAAAAATTGACATATTACGCATTTATTGGACTGATGGCTCAATTACAGAAAAACATAATGTAAAGGCTAATCAGCTTTTAGAATTCGACAAATCAGAAGAAAAAACAAAACAATATAAAGTAGAAACTCCAGAAGCAATCTATCAGAATCTTACTTCTGATGCATCTATTGACTTTGTACATCAAGAAAATGATTTCGACGATTTTGAAAAGCAAGTTTTACTTCCTCATAAAATGTCGCAGTTTGGCCCTGCATTGGCTGTTGCTGATGTGAATGGCGACGGAATAGACGATTTTTATGTTGGTGGTGCTGCTAACCAAGCAGGAAAAGTATACATCCAAAATACAGAAGGTATTTTCTCTTCTAAAGATATTATGCCACTTTACGATAAGGCTTGTGAAGATGTAAATGCCTTGTTTTTTGATGCTGATGGAGATGGAGATATGGATTTATATGTGGCTAGTGGAGGAAACGAACATGAAGAAGGCCATGCTTTATACCAAGATCGTCTGTATTTAAACGACGGGGCAGGTAACTTCAAAAGAAACTCTAAATCTTTGCCTAAGCTTGTAATTAGCAGTGGTAAAGTAATCGCTCATGACTACGACAAAGATGGAGATCTTGACTTATTTGTAAGTGGCAGACATAAACCTCAATCTTATCCTGAGCCGGTTTCGAGTTATTTACTTGAAAATGAGGGCGGTATTTTTACGGATGTAACTGAAGCAAAAGCACCGGGTTTAATCAATATTGGTATGGTGACTGATGCTGTTTGGATGGATATAGAAAATGATGGCTCAACAGAATTGATTTTAGCTGGTGAGTGGATGTCTTTACAAGTTTTTAAACAAACTGCTGGAAAGTTTGTAAACCAAACCGATGCATATGGACTCAATAACACAACTGGTTGGTGGTATAGTTTAGAAAAAGCCGATTTAGATAATGACGGCTATGAAGATTTAATTGTTGGTAATCTTGGCTTAAACTATAAATACAAAACCACACCTACAGAGCCATTTGATGTCCACTTCTACGATTTCGATAGTAATGGCTCTAAAGATATTGTATTAGGTTATTATAATGATGGGACTCATTTTCCTTTGAGAGGTCGTTCTTGTTCATCGCAGCAGATACCTGAAATAAAAAAGAAATTTACTTCTTATAATTTATTTGCCGCAGCAGAACTAGAAGAAGTATATGGAGAAAACAAACTAGAACATGCTTTACATTACGAAGCCCAAACTTTTGCCAGTACAATCTTTAAAAACGATAAGGGAAAATTCACTCCTATTAAATTACCGATAGAGGCACAAATTTCCACGATTAACGACTTTATCTTCGATGATGTTGACAAAGATGGACTGTTAGATATTATACTTGCAGGTAACTTATATGTTGCAGAAGTGGAAACACCAAGAAGCGATGCAGGTATAGGTTTGCTCTTAAAGAACAAAGGAGACTTTAACTTTGAAGCAGTAAATGTACTTGAAAGTGGCGTTTTCCTTCCATACGATGTTAAACAGTTAGAATTAATTAAACTGGGTACAGAAAAATCTCCTGCATTTTTAGTTGGGGTAAATGATGGCCCACTACAATTACTTAAAAGAAAAATTAATGAAAATAGCAGTGGTAGATAA
- a CDS encoding vanadium-dependent haloperoxidase → MNKRILTILLLVALFNACNSHNTNDGKKIDAINVNDSTKTGVNNLAYKWGKVVLEATARDTEKFKPRPTISSRMLGMVFISIFDAWAHYDEKAIPVYSADIEKRPVTEHTLENKEIAISYAAYRALNEYFYSDSTFFTDFMVDLGLDPKDNSLDPTSPVGIGNLAAKNVIEKRKNDGSNQYGDVPGSDGTPYSDYTNYKPVNTPEKNVDIKRWQPKYFADGKGGFFAPPCLTPYWQNVETFGLESSDQFRPAAPPAIGSEQLKKEVQEVVDLQANLTDEDKALVEFMRDGPKSVQQAGHWLILSQVVSERDQHTLDEDVKMYFYNQTTAMDAFIACWDSKMYYDFARPYALVHDQFASKDITGWAGPEKGMVTLKGEQWRPYSPDVFLCPPFPGYVSGHSSISGACAEALKLFTGSDEFGFEVQLVAGILTEPDHVGDTVTLKFPTFTETGEMAGISRVMGGYHIQADNIEGLVLGRNVAHEVWKKYKYHIGESEKEI, encoded by the coding sequence ATGAATAAAAGAATACTTACTATACTTTTATTGGTGGCTCTCTTTAATGCATGTAATAGTCACAATACTAATGATGGAAAAAAGATTGACGCTATAAATGTAAATGATTCAACAAAAACTGGCGTAAACAATCTTGCATATAAATGGGGAAAAGTAGTGCTTGAAGCTACTGCTAGAGATACTGAAAAGTTTAAGCCCAGACCAACTATATCTTCAAGAATGCTTGGTATGGTGTTTATATCCATTTTTGATGCTTGGGCACATTACGATGAAAAAGCAATTCCAGTTTATTCTGCCGACATAGAAAAAAGGCCTGTAACAGAACATACACTGGAAAACAAAGAGATTGCGATTAGCTACGCTGCTTATAGAGCATTGAATGAATATTTCTACTCAGACTCAACATTTTTTACAGATTTTATGGTCGATTTGGGTTTAGACCCGAAAGATAATTCACTAGATCCTACTTCACCAGTAGGTATTGGTAACCTTGCTGCAAAAAATGTAATCGAAAAAAGGAAAAATGATGGGTCTAATCAATATGGTGATGTACCTGGTTCAGATGGAACACCTTATTCAGATTACACCAATTATAAACCGGTAAATACACCAGAGAAAAATGTAGACATTAAAAGATGGCAGCCGAAATATTTTGCTGATGGCAAAGGTGGATTTTTTGCTCCTCCATGTCTTACTCCTTACTGGCAAAATGTTGAAACCTTTGGTTTAGAAAGTTCTGATCAATTTAGGCCGGCAGCTCCTCCAGCTATCGGTTCAGAACAATTAAAAAAAGAAGTTCAAGAAGTAGTCGATCTACAGGCTAATCTTACAGATGAAGACAAAGCTTTAGTGGAGTTTATGCGTGATGGGCCAAAGTCTGTGCAGCAAGCAGGTCACTGGTTAATTTTATCTCAGGTAGTTTCTGAGAGAGATCAGCACACTTTGGATGAAGATGTAAAAATGTACTTTTATAATCAGACAACAGCGATGGATGCATTTATTGCTTGTTGGGATTCTAAAATGTATTATGATTTTGCAAGACCATATGCTTTAGTACACGACCAATTTGCCAGTAAGGATATAACTGGTTGGGCAGGTCCAGAAAAAGGGATGGTTACTTTAAAAGGAGAACAATGGAGACCGTATTCACCAGATGTATTTTTATGCCCTCCATTTCCAGGATACGTTTCTGGGCATAGTAGCATAAGTGGAGCATGTGCAGAAGCACTAAAGTTGTTTACTGGTAGTGATGAGTTCGGTTTTGAAGTTCAATTAGTAGCAGGTATACTTACAGAGCCAGATCATGTGGGTGACACGGTAACTTTGAAATTTCCTACATTTACTGAAACAGGAGAAATGGCAGGTATTTCAAGAGTAATGGGAGGCTATCATATTCAGGCAGATAATATTGAAGGTCTGGTGTTGGGAAGAAATGTAGCTCACGAAGTGTGGAAAAAATACAAATACCACATCGGGGAATCTGAAAAGGAAATCTGA